A part of Acidisarcina sp. genomic DNA contains:
- a CDS encoding metallophosphoesterase family protein, translating to MRALVVSDIHANLDALEAVLASAPAHDTVWNLGDVVGYGASPNEVIERVRGLGTVMVRGNHDRACCGLDSLVGFNPIATAAARWTRTTLTSEHILWLRQLSEGPVVSEGTEVSCVHGSVLDEDQYVMSLRDAWLPLKQAHSRITFFGHTHVQGGFAASEEEWFRLEPRYHGGNEAEEYEIPLRNGLRYLLNPGSVGQPRDHDWRAAYALYDGDRKTVSFYRVPYDVKMAQQRILRAGLPDRLASRLREGR from the coding sequence ATGCGCGCACTCGTCGTCTCCGATATTCATGCCAATCTCGATGCGCTGGAAGCAGTGCTTGCCTCCGCGCCGGCTCACGACACCGTGTGGAACCTTGGAGATGTCGTCGGATACGGAGCAAGCCCGAATGAGGTAATCGAGCGCGTGAGAGGTCTAGGCACCGTGATGGTGCGGGGAAACCATGATCGTGCCTGCTGTGGTCTGGATTCTCTGGTAGGCTTCAATCCCATCGCCACGGCGGCTGCGCGCTGGACGCGCACCACACTCACCAGCGAACACATTCTTTGGCTGCGTCAGCTATCCGAGGGCCCCGTGGTATCGGAGGGAACCGAGGTGAGCTGCGTCCATGGTTCGGTTCTCGACGAGGATCAATATGTCATGTCTCTGCGGGACGCATGGCTCCCTCTGAAGCAGGCGCACTCCCGCATCACATTCTTCGGCCACACGCATGTGCAGGGTGGCTTTGCCGCCAGCGAAGAGGAATGGTTCCGGCTGGAGCCGCGGTACCACGGAGGCAACGAGGCCGAGGAATACGAAATCCCCCTCCGCAACGGCCTGCGGTATCTGCTGAATCCCGGCTCGGTCGGCCAGCCTCGCGACCACGACTGGCGCGCCGCATACGCTCTCTACGATGGGGACAGAAAGACGGTCAGCTTCTATCGCGTTCCCTATGACGTAAAAATGGCCCAGCAGCGAATTCTGCGTGCGGGCCTGCCGGATCGTCTCGCCTCACGTCTGCGCGAGGGGCGCTAG
- the rplI gene encoding 50S ribosomal protein L9, which translates to MEVILKEDVLNLGHRGDVVKVADGYGRNFLLPKKLAMEANAANKAVIEQMKASAVRKSAKEKAEAEALVAQLDAVSLAFERKVGENEHLFGSVTSADIAQQLESKGFAIDRRKIHLEEPLKALGEFHVPIKLHREVTAHLKVSVVREEGAAE; encoded by the coding sequence ATGGAAGTCATTCTGAAAGAAGACGTACTCAATCTCGGCCATCGCGGCGATGTCGTGAAGGTGGCCGACGGTTATGGCAGGAACTTCCTGCTGCCGAAGAAGCTGGCCATGGAAGCGAATGCTGCCAACAAGGCCGTAATCGAACAGATGAAAGCCTCGGCTGTGCGCAAGTCAGCCAAGGAGAAGGCGGAAGCAGAGGCACTTGTGGCCCAGCTTGATGCCGTGTCGCTCGCCTTCGAGCGCAAGGTCGGCGAGAACGAGCATCTCTTCGGTTCGGTTACCTCGGCGGATATCGCGCAACAGTTGGAGAGCAAGGGCTTTGCCATTGACCGCCGCAAGATCCACCTGGAAGAGCCGCTCAAGGCGCTGGGAGAGTTCCATGTTCCCATCAAGCTTCATCGCGAAGTCACCGCTCACCTCAAGGTAAGCGTCGTGCGCGAAGAAGGCGCTGCAGAGTAA
- the rpsR gene encoding 30S ribosomal protein S18 has translation MADENTPVSAPHSPAPASSGPSSGSGQRSGGRPGGGPGGRKFFRRKKVCKFCTEKIDAIPYRDVRLLQGFVAERGKIVPRRLTGVCTTHQRRLTRAIKQARNIALLPFAARF, from the coding sequence ATGGCAGACGAGAACACTCCAGTAAGTGCGCCCCACAGTCCGGCGCCAGCATCCTCCGGCCCGTCTTCGGGTTCCGGTCAACGCAGCGGTGGTCGTCCCGGCGGTGGTCCCGGTGGCCGCAAGTTTTTCCGCCGCAAGAAGGTCTGCAAGTTCTGCACCGAGAAGATCGACGCGATTCCTTACCGCGATGTTCGCCTGCTGCAGGGCTTTGTAGCGGAGCGCGGAAAGATTGTGCCTCGCCGTCTGACGGGCGTTTGCACCACGCATCAGCGCCGTCTTACGCGAGCCATCAAGCAGGCCAGGAACATCGCCCTGCTGCCATTCGCAGCGCGCTTCTAG
- the rpsF gene encoding 30S ribosomal protein S6 → MDRVYEVMFIVRPDIQDEELDKVVAALEGTVTNGGGVLKSTEKLGRRKLAYTVRKFNDGNYVLLTVEADGKLIAELERRLRVTEPVIKFITVRMDEEDKRLAKVRAIRASHKKLSAQPAAPVAAPVPASAPAAEPIAPASEVAAPAATPQATPATA, encoded by the coding sequence ATGGATCGTGTTTATGAAGTCATGTTCATCGTTCGTCCCGACATTCAGGACGAAGAGCTGGACAAGGTAGTCGCCGCTCTGGAAGGGACGGTCACCAACGGTGGTGGAGTCCTCAAGTCGACCGAGAAGCTGGGTCGCCGCAAGCTGGCCTACACGGTGCGCAAGTTCAACGATGGCAACTACGTCCTGCTGACGGTGGAAGCTGATGGCAAGCTGATCGCGGAGTTGGAACGCCGCCTCCGCGTTACCGAGCCGGTCATCAAGTTCATCACCGTGCGCATGGACGAAGAGGACAAGCGCCTGGCGAAGGTTCGTGCCATTCGCGCCAGCCATAAGAAACTGAGCGCCCAGCCGGCTGCTCCAGTTGCCGCGCCCGTCCCGGCATCTGCGCCAGCGGCAGAGCCGATCGCACCAGCATCGGAAGTTGCCGCTCCGGCAGCGACCCCGCAGGCGACTCCCGCAACTGCCTAG